A stretch of the Microcella sp. genome encodes the following:
- the mmsB gene encoding multiple monosaccharide ABC transporter permease, producing the protein MSDTATTTPPKSSGGIKLPTTLQLIVTDLGKNGIFLALIAVVVLFSITTNGILLRPQNISNLVVQNGYILVLAIGMVLVIVAGHIDLSVGSIAAFIGAISGVFIRDLGFPWWLAIIGALVVGLIVGAWQGFWIAYVGIPAFIVTLAGMLIFRGLALITLGNSNIGSFPEEYRALGNGFIDLPFDIGPDQIDVITLLIGLIAIVGLVVQQMRTRAGRKKYGQEVDPTVWFIAKMALVAAGIGAFFFALASFKGVPVTLVILAVLVMVYGIVANRTVFGRHIYAVGGNRRAAELSGVKTRSVDFWLFVNMGLLAAMAGLIFTARLNLAGPKAGDGFELEAISAAFIGGAAVQGGIGTIGGAIIGGLIIGVLNNGMSIMGIGIEWQQAVKGLVLLLAVAFDVYNKRRSGTSVAR; encoded by the coding sequence ATGTCTGACACCGCAACCACGACCCCGCCGAAATCGTCCGGCGGCATCAAACTGCCCACCACTCTGCAGCTGATCGTCACCGATCTCGGTAAGAACGGCATCTTCCTCGCGCTCATCGCCGTGGTCGTGCTGTTCTCGATCACGACGAACGGCATTCTGCTGAGGCCGCAGAACATCTCGAACCTCGTCGTGCAGAACGGCTACATTCTGGTGCTCGCCATCGGCATGGTTCTCGTCATCGTGGCAGGGCACATCGACCTGTCGGTCGGCTCGATCGCCGCCTTCATCGGTGCCATCTCGGGCGTCTTCATCAGAGACCTCGGTTTTCCGTGGTGGCTCGCCATCATCGGCGCCCTCGTCGTCGGCCTCATCGTGGGAGCCTGGCAGGGGTTCTGGATCGCCTACGTCGGCATACCCGCGTTCATCGTGACGCTCGCGGGCATGCTCATCTTCAGAGGTCTCGCGCTCATCACGCTCGGCAACTCGAACATCGGCTCGTTCCCCGAGGAGTACCGGGCTCTCGGCAACGGATTCATCGACTTGCCGTTCGATATTGGGCCCGACCAAATTGACGTCATCACTCTGCTGATCGGCTTGATCGCTATCGTGGGCCTCGTCGTGCAGCAGATGCGCACGCGTGCCGGCCGCAAGAAGTACGGCCAAGAGGTCGACCCGACGGTCTGGTTCATCGCGAAGATGGCCCTCGTCGCGGCCGGTATCGGAGCGTTCTTCTTCGCACTTGCGAGCTTCAAGGGTGTTCCGGTGACGCTGGTGATTCTCGCGGTGCTCGTGATGGTCTACGGCATCGTCGCCAACCGCACGGTCTTCGGCCGCCACATCTACGCTGTGGGTGGCAACCGACGTGCCGCCGAACTGTCGGGCGTCAAGACGCGCTCAGTCGACTTCTGGCTGTTCGTCAACATGGGTCTGCTCGCCGCCATGGCCGGTCTGATCTTCACGGCCCGTCTGAACCTGGCAGGGCCGAAGGCCGGTGACGGCTTCGAGCTCGAGGCCATTTCGGCCGCGTTCATCGGCGGCGCTGCGGTGCAGGGCGGCATCGGCACCATCGGTGGCGCCATCATCGGTGGCCTCATCATCGGCGTGCTCAACAACGGCATGTCGATCATGGGCATCGGCATCGAGTGGCAGCAGGCCGTCAAGGGCCTCGTGCTCTTGCTCGCCGTCGCCTTCGATGTCTACAACAAGCGTCGGTCGGGCACGAGCGTCGCTCGCTGA
- the chvE gene encoding multiple monosaccharide ABC transporter substrate-binding protein — MKKNLLLSAVAIGAMTFGLAACSAPVADGGDGEGGGLIGVAMPTRSSERWIADGDALVAELEAAGYEVDLQFAEDDIPTQVSQVENMITRGAEALIIAAIDGTTLTSVLQTAADSDIPVIAYDRLIRDSGNVNYYATFDNFLVGQQQAWTVLTGLGLTDLEGNPVDGAPEGPFNIELFAGSLDDNNAFFFFNGAMDVLQPLIDDGTLVVKSGQTDIEQAATLRWDGEVAQSRMEDLLTANYSDGTKVNAVLSPYDGLSRGIISALTDAGYAVGVDFPIISGQDAEIDSVKAILSGEQFATIFKDTRELAKVAAGMAVALLEGGEPEINDTTTYDNGVLVVPSFLLGPVPVIADNVESALVDTGYWTAEELGL, encoded by the coding sequence GTGAAGAAGAACCTTCTTCTTTCGGCCGTGGCCATTGGCGCGATGACCTTCGGTCTCGCGGCCTGCTCGGCCCCGGTTGCAGATGGCGGAGACGGCGAAGGCGGAGGCCTCATCGGCGTCGCCATGCCGACCCGCTCGTCGGAGCGCTGGATCGCTGACGGCGACGCCCTCGTGGCCGAGCTCGAGGCCGCCGGCTACGAAGTCGACCTGCAGTTCGCAGAGGACGACATCCCCACCCAGGTCTCGCAGGTCGAGAACATGATCACGCGGGGTGCCGAGGCGCTCATCATCGCGGCGATCGACGGCACGACGCTCACCTCGGTGCTGCAGACCGCCGCTGACAGCGACATCCCGGTCATCGCCTACGACCGCCTCATCCGCGACTCGGGCAACGTCAACTACTATGCGACCTTCGACAACTTCCTCGTCGGCCAGCAGCAGGCGTGGACGGTTCTGACTGGTCTCGGCCTCACCGACCTCGAGGGCAACCCCGTCGACGGCGCGCCCGAGGGTCCGTTCAACATCGAGCTGTTCGCTGGTTCGCTCGACGACAACAACGCGTTCTTCTTCTTCAACGGCGCCATGGATGTTCTCCAGCCGCTGATCGATGACGGAACGCTCGTCGTCAAGTCGGGTCAGACCGACATCGAGCAGGCCGCCACCCTCCGCTGGGACGGTGAGGTTGCTCAGAGCCGCATGGAGGACCTGCTGACGGCGAACTACTCGGACGGCACCAAGGTCAACGCCGTTCTGTCGCCGTACGACGGCCTGAGCCGTGGCATCATCTCGGCCCTGACCGACGCTGGCTACGCCGTGGGTGTCGACTTCCCGATCATCTCGGGTCAGGACGCTGAGATCGACTCGGTCAAGGCGATCCTCTCGGGTGAGCAGTTCGCGACCATCTTCAAGGACACTCGCGAACTCGCGAAGGTCGCGGCCGGCATGGCTGTCGCGCTGCTCGAAGGCGGAGAGCCGGAGATCAACGACACCACCACGTACGACAACGGCGTGCTCGTCGTGCCGTCGTTCCTGCTCGGCCCCGTGCCGGTCATTGCGGACAACGTGGAGTCGGCGCTCGTCGACACCGGCTACTGGACCGCTGAGGAGCTCGGCCTCTAA
- a CDS encoding phosphatase PAP2 family protein, translated as MTPETSVAGSSASSRRVRRRWPIITGSVAVGIAMLLGLLLVVREAPGSLDQEWMDDLLEERGPWWDVPALLLDWIGGHVVGIVIVPVAMVIWLLALRRPWAAGFSLVAAIVSAAVVQLLKTLFDRARPELMLVASDEGSFPSGHVANAATIAVVVALVFGLGSDRRWWIWLVALGYVVAMALSRTYLGVHWLTDTIGGALIGAGIAVALWAPIADRLSAEPRSPRSAQSRHPL; from the coding sequence ATGACCCCAGAGACCTCCGTTGCGGGGTCGAGCGCGTCGAGCCGTCGAGTTCGACGTCGCTGGCCGATCATCACGGGGTCGGTGGCAGTGGGCATAGCCATGCTGCTCGGGCTGTTGCTGGTGGTGCGTGAGGCGCCTGGCAGCCTCGATCAGGAATGGATGGACGACCTGCTCGAGGAACGCGGTCCGTGGTGGGACGTGCCTGCGCTGCTGCTCGACTGGATCGGCGGGCATGTCGTCGGCATCGTGATCGTGCCGGTCGCGATGGTGATCTGGCTGCTCGCCCTGCGTCGACCGTGGGCGGCGGGCTTCTCGCTCGTGGCGGCGATCGTGAGTGCGGCTGTCGTGCAGCTGCTCAAGACACTGTTCGACCGCGCGCGGCCAGAGCTCATGCTCGTCGCGAGTGACGAGGGCTCCTTTCCCTCGGGCCATGTCGCGAACGCGGCGACCATCGCCGTCGTGGTCGCGCTCGTCTTCGGCCTCGGTTCCGACCGTCGCTGGTGGATCTGGCTCGTCGCGTTGGGGTACGTGGTCGCGATGGCGCTCAGCCGCACCTACCTCGGTGTGCACTGGCTCACCGACACGATCGGCGGCGCACTCATCGGCGCGGGCATCGCCGTGGCCCTCTGGGCGCCGATCGCTGACCGGTTGAGCGCCGAGCCACGATCGCCCCGGTCGGCGCAGAGCAGGCATCCCCTCTAG
- a CDS encoding L-ribulose-5-phosphate 4-epimerase, protein MNALSPEVQVAVARVRDEVAALHAELVRYGLVVWTGGNVSGRVPGADLFVIKPSGVDYDDLDPSNMILCTFDGDVVPDTPGSDRSPSSDTAAQAYVYRHMPHVGGVVHTHSTYATAWAARAEAIPCVITAMADEFGGEIPVGPFAIIGDDSIGRGIVETLTGHRSRAVLMRNHGPFTIGSDARDAVKAAVMVEDVARTVHIARQGGELVTIAPDAIDALFDRYQNVYGQKAAADQQGGVAR, encoded by the coding sequence GTGAACGCGCTGAGCCCCGAAGTGCAGGTCGCCGTTGCGCGCGTTCGCGACGAGGTCGCCGCGCTGCACGCCGAGCTCGTGCGCTACGGGCTCGTGGTGTGGACGGGTGGCAATGTCTCGGGGCGGGTGCCCGGTGCCGACCTCTTTGTCATCAAGCCGAGCGGCGTCGACTACGACGACCTCGACCCCTCGAACATGATCTTGTGCACGTTCGATGGCGACGTCGTGCCCGACACCCCCGGCAGCGACCGCAGCCCCTCGAGTGACACTGCCGCGCAGGCCTACGTCTACCGCCACATGCCGCACGTCGGCGGAGTAGTGCACACGCACTCGACCTACGCCACCGCGTGGGCCGCTCGCGCCGAGGCGATTCCCTGCGTCATCACCGCGATGGCCGACGAGTTCGGCGGCGAAATTCCGGTGGGGCCGTTCGCCATCATCGGCGACGACTCGATCGGCCGCGGCATCGTCGAGACCCTCACGGGTCACCGCTCGCGTGCCGTGCTCATGCGCAACCACGGGCCGTTCACGATCGGCTCTGATGCCCGCGATGCCGTCAAGGCCGCGGTCATGGTCGAAGACGTGGCCCGCACGGTGCACATCGCTCGCCAGGGCGGTGAGCTCGTGACCATCGCGCCCGACGCGATCGACGCCCTCTTCGACCGCTACCAGAACGTCTACGGCCAGAAGGCCGCCGCGGACCAGCAGGGCGGTGTAGCGCGATGA
- a CDS encoding saccharopine dehydrogenase family protein, which produces MRILLVGAGGVGDAIAKIAARRSFFEQIIVSDYDPARAERTIAWIEQKHGPQGDRFVAAQIDASDAAVVEKVAREHGATHVMNAVEPKFVMPIFEGAKAAGADYMDMAMSLSKPHPENPYSETGVKLGDEQFAVADEWESAGRLALVGMGVEPGLSDVFARYAVDHLFSEVDELGTRDGANLVVRDDEGNEIFAPSFSIWTTIEECLNPPVIWEKGTGWFTTPPFSEPEVFDFPEGIGPVECVNVEHEEVLLMPRWLDAKRVTFKYGLGDEFIGILKTLNQLGLDKTEPIRVRSKNGPVEVAPRDVVAAGLPDPATLGPRMTGKTCAGLWVTGTGVDGSPRDVYLYHVSDNECTMAEYEAQCVVWQTALNPVIALELLATGAWSGAGVLGPEAFDAKLFLDLMALPESEGGYGQAWGLQERTPA; this is translated from the coding sequence ATGAGAATCCTGCTTGTCGGCGCCGGTGGCGTCGGAGATGCCATCGCCAAGATCGCCGCCCGCCGCTCGTTCTTCGAGCAGATCATCGTGAGCGATTACGACCCGGCGCGCGCCGAGCGCACGATCGCCTGGATCGAGCAGAAGCACGGGCCGCAGGGCGATCGCTTCGTCGCGGCACAGATTGACGCCTCTGACGCCGCGGTCGTCGAGAAGGTCGCCCGCGAGCACGGTGCGACCCACGTCATGAACGCGGTCGAGCCCAAGTTCGTGATGCCCATCTTCGAGGGCGCGAAGGCCGCTGGTGCCGACTACATGGACATGGCGATGAGCCTGTCGAAGCCGCATCCCGAGAACCCCTACAGCGAGACGGGTGTGAAGCTCGGCGACGAGCAGTTCGCGGTGGCTGATGAGTGGGAGTCGGCGGGCCGTCTCGCGCTCGTTGGCATGGGCGTCGAGCCCGGTCTCAGCGACGTCTTTGCGCGCTATGCCGTCGACCACCTGTTCAGCGAGGTCGATGAGTTGGGAACGCGCGATGGTGCCAATCTGGTCGTGCGCGATGACGAGGGCAACGAGATTTTTGCCCCCTCGTTCAGCATCTGGACGACGATCGAAGAATGCCTCAACCCGCCCGTCATTTGGGAGAAGGGCACGGGCTGGTTCACGACGCCGCCGTTCAGCGAGCCGGAAGTCTTCGATTTTCCGGAGGGTATCGGCCCCGTCGAGTGCGTCAACGTCGAGCATGAAGAAGTGCTGCTCATGCCGCGCTGGCTCGACGCGAAGCGCGTGACCTTCAAGTACGGGCTCGGCGACGAGTTCATCGGCATTCTCAAGACCCTCAACCAACTGGGCCTCGACAAGACCGAGCCGATCCGCGTGCGGTCGAAGAACGGGCCCGTCGAGGTGGCACCGCGCGACGTCGTCGCCGCGGGACTGCCCGACCCGGCCACGCTGGGCCCGCGGATGACCGGCAAGACCTGCGCGGGCCTCTGGGTCACCGGCACCGGGGTCGACGGCTCGCCTCGCGACGTCTACCTGTACCACGTGAGCGACAACGAGTGCACGATGGCCGAGTACGAGGCGCAGTGCGTCGTGTGGCAGACCGCGCTCAACCCCGTCATTGCGCTCGAACTGCTCGCGACCGGCGCCTGGAGCGGCGCCGGAGTGCTCGGCCCGGAGGCCTTCGACGCCAAACTCTTCCTCGACCTCATGGCGCTGCCCGAGAGCGAGGGCGGCTACGGTCAGGCTTGGGGTCTGCAGGAGCGCACGCCGGCCTAG
- the araA gene encoding L-arabinose isomerase has protein sequence MTRSIVPDLTTYEVWFLTGSQNLYGDETLRQVAEQSQQVVAGLQAAASIPVTIVWKPTLVDSASILRVMREANAAENVIGVITWMHTFSPAKMWIAGLDALQKPLLHLHTQANAELPWGEIDFDFMNLNQAAHGDREFGYIAARLSVPRTTVVGHVSNPAVTQRVGVWARAAAGWHATHELKLARFGDNMRYVAVTEGDKTEAELRFGVQVNTWGVTELADAVHAVGDAEIEALVAEYLDLYDVAAELHPGAERHDSLRYGAAIELGLRGFLEGGSFAAFTTSFEDLADLKQLPGLAVQRLMADGYGFGAEGDWKTAVLVRAAAVMGAGLPGGASLMEDYTYHLDPGNELILGAHMLEVSPSLTTQRARLEVHPLGIGGKDDPVRLVFTADAGPAVVAALSDMRDRFRLVANVVENVALPAPMPHLPVGHAVWKPAPDFTTSAAAWLTAGAAHHTVMTTQVGVDVFRDFATMAGVELLVIDESTTLEGFQRDVRQNAAYYRLAQGL, from the coding sequence GTGACCCGCAGCATCGTTCCCGACTTGACGACTTACGAGGTCTGGTTCCTCACCGGCAGCCAGAACCTCTACGGCGACGAGACTCTGCGCCAGGTCGCCGAGCAGTCGCAGCAGGTCGTCGCGGGGCTCCAGGCCGCGGCGAGCATCCCGGTCACGATCGTCTGGAAGCCGACCCTCGTCGACTCGGCGAGCATTCTGCGGGTCATGCGCGAAGCCAACGCTGCGGAGAACGTCATCGGCGTCATCACGTGGATGCACACCTTCAGCCCGGCCAAGATGTGGATCGCCGGTCTGGATGCGCTGCAGAAGCCGCTGCTGCACTTGCACACGCAGGCCAACGCAGAACTGCCATGGGGCGAGATCGACTTCGACTTCATGAACCTCAACCAGGCCGCGCACGGCGACCGCGAGTTCGGGTACATCGCCGCACGACTGAGTGTGCCGCGCACGACAGTCGTCGGGCATGTCTCGAACCCGGCCGTCACCCAGCGCGTCGGTGTCTGGGCGCGCGCAGCAGCAGGCTGGCACGCCACACACGAGCTCAAGCTCGCCCGCTTCGGCGACAATATGCGCTACGTCGCGGTGACCGAAGGCGACAAGACCGAGGCCGAGCTGCGGTTCGGCGTGCAGGTCAACACCTGGGGCGTCACCGAGCTCGCCGATGCCGTGCACGCGGTCGGCGACGCCGAAATCGAAGCGCTCGTGGCCGAGTACCTCGACCTTTACGACGTGGCCGCCGAACTGCACCCCGGTGCCGAGAGGCACGACTCGCTACGCTACGGCGCGGCCATCGAGCTCGGGTTGCGCGGGTTTCTCGAAGGGGGCAGCTTCGCTGCCTTCACCACCTCTTTCGAGGATCTCGCCGACCTGAAGCAGCTGCCCGGTCTGGCCGTGCAGCGCCTCATGGCCGACGGTTACGGCTTCGGCGCCGAGGGCGACTGGAAGACCGCGGTGCTCGTACGCGCGGCCGCCGTGATGGGAGCCGGGCTGCCCGGTGGCGCATCCCTCATGGAGGACTACACCTACCATCTCGACCCCGGCAACGAACTCATTCTCGGTGCCCACATGCTCGAGGTGAGCCCGTCGCTGACGACGCAGCGGGCGCGTCTCGAAGTGCACCCGCTCGGCATCGGTGGCAAAGACGACCCCGTGCGCCTGGTCTTCACAGCCGACGCCGGCCCGGCCGTCGTCGCAGCTCTCAGCGACATGCGCGATCGGTTCCGTCTCGTGGCGAACGTCGTCGAGAACGTCGCCCTCCCGGCGCCGATGCCCCACCTACCTGTCGGACACGCGGTGTGGAAGCCCGCTCCCGACTTCACCACTTCTGCCGCAGCCTGGCTGACGGCAGGAGCCGCCCATCACACGGTCATGACCACGCAAGTGGGTGTCGACGTCTTTCGAGACTTCGCCACGATGGCCGGCGTCGAGCTGCTCGTCATCGACGAGAGCACCACGCTCGAGGGGTTCCAGCGCGATGTGCGCCAGAACGCCGCCTACTACCGATTGGCACAGGGGCTGTGA
- the mmsA gene encoding multiple monosaccharide ABC transporter ATP-binding protein — MTQNILEMRSITKTFPGVKALSDVTLEVARGEIHAICGENGAGKSTLMKVLSGVYPHGTYDGDIVFDNEVVEFRDIRASEAKGIVIIHQELALSRYLSIAENIFLNNEVKGPLGLIDWDRTNLEAKKLLARVGLDEDPTRRIIDIGVGKQQLVEIAKALSKEVKLLILDEPTAALNDSDSDHLLDLMQHLKGQGITSIIISHKLNEIKKVADSVTVIRDGKTIETIQHADVSEDRIIKGMVGRDLEHRYPDHTPHIGEEVLRVENWTAHHPQDPSRVIVDSVDLNVRAGEIVGIAGLMGAGRTEFAMSLFGQTYGSRISGKVFKGGVEIKTRSVDEAIRNGIAYATEDRKMFGLNLIEDIKRNISMASLRKLVRMGLVDDNEEYKVANEYRQSMNIKAPTVLTKAGQLSGGNQQKVVLSKWIYSNPDVLILDEPTRGIDVGAKYEIYTIINRLASEGKAIIVISSELPELLGICDRIYALSEGRITGEMPVADATPEALLKLMTLEKQR; from the coding sequence GTGACCCAGAACATCCTCGAGATGCGGTCGATCACGAAGACCTTCCCGGGTGTCAAGGCGCTCTCTGACGTCACCCTCGAGGTGGCGCGCGGAGAGATCCATGCCATCTGCGGTGAGAACGGCGCCGGAAAGTCGACGCTCATGAAGGTGCTCTCCGGGGTCTACCCGCACGGCACCTACGACGGCGACATCGTCTTCGACAACGAGGTCGTCGAGTTCCGCGACATTCGTGCGAGCGAGGCCAAGGGCATCGTCATCATTCACCAGGAGCTGGCCTTGAGCCGCTACCTCTCGATCGCCGAGAACATCTTCTTGAACAACGAAGTCAAGGGTCCGCTCGGACTCATCGACTGGGACCGCACGAACCTGGAGGCGAAGAAGCTTCTGGCGCGCGTCGGACTCGACGAAGACCCCACGCGCCGCATCATCGACATCGGCGTCGGCAAGCAGCAGCTTGTCGAGATCGCCAAGGCACTGTCGAAAGAAGTCAAGTTGCTTATTCTCGACGAGCCGACTGCCGCGCTCAACGACAGCGACTCCGACCACCTGCTCGACCTGATGCAGCACCTCAAGGGGCAGGGCATCACGTCGATCATCATCAGCCACAAGCTCAACGAGATCAAGAAGGTCGCAGACTCGGTCACCGTGATCCGCGACGGCAAGACCATCGAGACCATTCAGCACGCCGATGTCTCGGAAGACCGCATCATCAAGGGCATGGTCGGCCGCGATCTCGAGCACCGGTACCCCGACCACACGCCGCACATCGGCGAGGAGGTGTTGCGCGTCGAGAACTGGACCGCTCACCACCCGCAAGACCCCAGCCGGGTGATCGTCGACAGCGTCGACCTGAATGTGCGTGCTGGCGAGATTGTCGGCATTGCGGGCCTCATGGGCGCCGGGCGCACCGAGTTCGCCATGAGCCTGTTCGGGCAGACCTACGGCAGCCGCATCAGCGGCAAGGTCTTCAAGGGCGGGGTCGAGATCAAGACCCGGTCGGTCGACGAAGCGATTCGCAATGGCATCGCCTACGCCACCGAAGACCGCAAGATGTTCGGGCTCAACCTCATCGAAGACATCAAGCGCAACATCTCGATGGCGTCGCTGCGCAAGCTCGTGCGCATGGGCCTTGTCGACGACAACGAAGAATACAAAGTCGCCAACGAATACCGACAGAGCATGAACATCAAGGCTCCGACGGTGCTCACGAAGGCCGGTCAGTTGTCGGGCGGCAACCAGCAGAAGGTCGTGCTCTCGAAGTGGATCTACTCGAACCCCGACGTGCTGATTCTCGACGAACCGACGCGCGGCATCGACGTCGGTGCGAAGTACGAGATCTACACGATCATCAACCGCCTCGCGAGCGAGGGAAAGGCGATCATCGTCATTTCCTCTGAGCTGCCCGAACTGCTGGGCATCTGCGATCGCATCTACGCCCTCTCCGAGGGCCGGATCACCGGTGAGATGCCGGTGGCCGACGCCACCCCCGAAGCCCTCCTCAAGCTCATGACCCTGGAGAAGCAGCGCTAA
- a CDS encoding xylulokinase yields MTAATLIAEGRAVLGIELGSTRIKACLVGENPTNVLAVGSHEWQNELVDGVWTYGLDDVWAGLQSAFAALVDDARARHGEAPTQFAAIGVSAMMHGYLAFDERDELLVPFRTWRNTSTAAAAAELTGLFGVNIPLRWSIAHLHQAVLNGESHVADVRFVTTLAGYVHWRLTGERALGVGDASGMFPIDAEGADYDPGMLAQYDATVAGSALATPLRRMLPSILPAGATAGALTAEGAALLDPTGALQPGAVFCPPEGDAGTGMVATNAVAPGTGNVSAGTSIFAMVVLAKPLQRVHPELDVVATPAGHPVAMVHCNNGTSELAAWVGVFRRFAELTGSPIDADEAYRLLLLEALDGAADAGGVFAYNQVAGEPIADLSEGRPLIVRTPESELSLANTMRALVYGVFATLSLGMRTLHDEGVTIDLMQAHGGLFRTAGVAQRLLAAALDAPVGVAESASEGGAWGIALLASFTAARDTEDGADLADYLESRVFSHGGSTVVAPDPADVAGFTAYLAQYEAGLEIQRRAIDALPASRSAEPQGASS; encoded by the coding sequence ATGACCGCTGCGACGCTCATCGCCGAGGGCCGCGCCGTGCTCGGCATCGAGCTCGGTTCGACGCGCATCAAGGCCTGCCTGGTCGGCGAGAACCCGACCAACGTGCTCGCGGTTGGATCGCACGAGTGGCAGAACGAGCTCGTCGACGGCGTCTGGACCTACGGCCTTGACGACGTGTGGGCGGGCCTGCAGAGCGCCTTCGCGGCCCTCGTCGACGACGCGCGCGCCCGGCATGGCGAAGCGCCGACGCAATTCGCGGCGATCGGCGTCTCTGCGATGATGCACGGCTACCTCGCCTTCGACGAGCGCGACGAGTTGCTCGTGCCCTTTCGCACCTGGCGCAACACGAGCACCGCTGCGGCTGCGGCCGAGCTCACCGGCCTGTTCGGCGTGAACATTCCGCTGCGCTGGTCGATCGCCCACCTGCACCAAGCGGTGCTCAACGGCGAGAGCCACGTGGCCGACGTGCGATTCGTGACCACGCTGGCGGGCTACGTGCACTGGCGACTGACCGGCGAGCGCGCGCTCGGCGTCGGCGACGCCTCGGGAATGTTCCCGATCGATGCGGAGGGGGCCGACTACGACCCCGGCATGCTGGCGCAGTACGACGCGACCGTCGCAGGGTCGGCATTGGCGACGCCGTTGCGACGGATGCTGCCCTCGATCCTCCCCGCCGGTGCCACCGCGGGCGCGCTCACCGCCGAGGGTGCAGCGCTGCTCGACCCGACCGGCGCACTGCAGCCGGGCGCTGTCTTCTGCCCGCCCGAGGGCGACGCCGGAACCGGTATGGTCGCGACGAACGCGGTGGCACCGGGCACGGGTAACGTGAGCGCCGGAACCAGCATCTTCGCGATGGTCGTGCTGGCGAAGCCGCTGCAGCGCGTGCACCCCGAGCTCGATGTCGTCGCGACGCCCGCCGGTCACCCGGTCGCGATGGTGCACTGCAACAACGGCACGAGCGAGCTCGCCGCCTGGGTCGGTGTCTTCCGCCGGTTCGCCGAGCTCACGGGGTCGCCGATCGACGCGGACGAGGCCTACCGCCTGCTGCTGCTCGAGGCACTCGACGGTGCTGCCGACGCTGGCGGCGTGTTCGCCTACAACCAGGTCGCCGGCGAGCCGATCGCCGACCTGAGCGAGGGGCGCCCGCTCATCGTGCGCACCCCCGAGAGCGAGCTGTCGCTGGCCAACACCATGCGCGCACTCGTCTACGGGGTTTTCGCCACGCTGAGCCTCGGCATGCGCACCCTGCACGATGAGGGCGTCACGATCGACCTCATGCAGGCCCACGGCGGTCTCTTCCGCACCGCGGGTGTCGCTCAACGACTGCTCGCCGCCGCGCTCGATGCGCCCGTCGGCGTCGCCGAGAGCGCCTCCGAAGGGGGAGCGTGGGGCATCGCCCTGCTCGCCTCGTTCACGGCCGCCCGCGACACCGAAGACGGTGCAGACCTCGCGGACTACCTCGAGAGCCGCGTGTTCTCCCACGGCGGCTCGACCGTCGTCGCCCCCGACCCGGCAGACGTCGCCGGCTTCACCGCCTACCTCGCGCAGTACGAGGCCGGCCTCGAGATTCAGCGGCGGGCGATCGACGCCCTGCCCGCATCACGCTCAGCTGAACCCCAAGGAGCCTCTTCGTGA